In the genome of Cryptosporangium aurantiacum, the window GGTGGCCGGCGTGGGCGCGGTGGCAGGCGAGTCAGCGTCCGACGAAGCAGGAGCAGCACCCCAACGGCGGGCCAGCACCGCGCAGACGATCAGCTGCAGTTGGTGGAAGAGCATCAGCGGCAGGATCACCAGGCCGGCACCGGTACCGGCGAACAGGACCGTCGCCATCGGCACGCCGGTGGCGAGGCTCTTCTTCGAGCCCGCGAAGACGATCGTGATCCGGTCCTCGCGGTTGAAGCCGAGCTTCCGCGAGACGAAGCCGGTGATCAGCAGCACCGCAGCGAGCAGCACGACACACACGGCCACCAGCGCGACCAGGTCCCACCCGGAGAGGCTGCTCCAGACGCCCGCCACGACCGCTCCGCTGAACGCGGTGTAGACGACCAGCAGGATCGAGCCGCGATCGAGCAGTCCGAGCACCTTCTTGTGCCGTCCGACGAACCCGCCGATCCACGGCCGCAGCGCCTGCCCGAGCGCGAACGGCACCAGCAGCTGGACGACGATCTTCAGCACCGTGCCACCGGAGAAGCTCATCCCGGTGTCGCTGAGCAGCACCGCGACCAGCACGGGCGTCAGCACCACGCCGAGCACGTTCGACAGGGACGCCGTGCAGATCGCCGCCGCCACGTTGCCCTTCGCGATCGACACGAACGCGATCGACGACTGCACGGTCGACGGCAACAGGCACAGGAACACAACACCGGCGGCCAGCTCGGACGAGAGCACCGCGTCCGGCAGCAACCGGATCACCAGCCCGAGCACCGGGAACAGCACGAACGTGAACGCCAGCACCAGCAGGTGCAACCGCCAGTGCTTGATGCCTGCGATCACGGTTTCCGTCGACAGCCGCGCGCCGTACAGGAAGAACAAAAAGCCGATGGCGACGACGATCAGCTGGTCGAGAACGTCCTCGACGACGCCCCGGGCCGGCAGCGCGGACGCGAGCGCCACCATCGTGAGCAGCGCGACGATGTACGGGTCGGGGCGGAAACGACGGAGCATGGTGATCAACTCTGCGGCACGCCGCGGAGATCGTGAAGTGCGATCACCGCTCTGACTGTGATCATAAAATGTGATGATGTTCGACCCGGTGCAGCTGCGTTCGTTCCTCGCCGTGGCTCGCGTGCGAAGCTTCACCAGGGCCGCGGCCGAGCTGGGCGTCCAGCAGTCGACGGTCAGCCAGCACGTCCGCAAGCTCGAGCAGGCGACCGGCCGGCCGCTGTTCCTGCGCGACACCCACACGGTCCTGCTGACCGCCGATGGTGAGGCGATGCTCGGGTTCGCGCGGGCGCTGGCGGAAATCCACGAGCAGGCAGCCGGGTACTTCGCCGGGTCGGAGCTGCGCGGGCGGCTGCGGTTCGGCGTCTCGCAGGACCTCGCGCTGACCCAGTTGCCGCGGATCCTCCGTGACTTCCGGCGCACGCACCCGCTCGTCGACCTGGAGCTGACCGTCGAGCTGAGCGGGGTGCTGCACGACCGCCTGCGCGCCGGGGAGCTCGACCTGGTCTTCGCCAAGCGGCTGGACGGCCAGTCCGACGGTCAGCTCGTGTACCGGGAGAAGCTGGCCTGGCTCGGCGTCCCGGACCTGCGGCTCGACCCGGCGGGGCCGGTTCCGCTGATCATCTACCCGCCGCCGAGCCTGACCCGGGAACGCGCGCTCGCGGTGCTGGCCGAGCAGCGGCGTCCGTGGCGGACGGTGTGCACGAGCGCGAGCCTCAACGGGTTGGCCGCCGCCGCGCTGGGTGGCCTCGGCGTGGTGCCGTTCGTGCAGCGCCTGGGGCCTGCCGGGCTGTCCGAGGTGCCACCGCAGTACCGCCTACCACCGCTCGGCGACGTCGAGTTCGTCCTGCTGCGCACCGACCGCTCGGTGCCGGAGTCGGCCGAGACCCTCGCGGCCGCGATCCGCACCGCCGGGGCGCACCCCGACAACCTGTGAGTCCCGACAGCTGATCGCCGGCCGGCTGACGGTTTGCTGACCGTTCGCAAGGATCCCTGTTCGGGGTGACCGCTCCGCGGGACGCTGAGCCGGTGACCGATCTCGCTGACCTCGACGCCGGAGCGGCCCGGGTACTGGTCGTCGACGACGATCCCCGAATCGCCGAGCTCCTGGTGACCACCCTGCGATTCGCCGGGTTCACCCCGACCGCGGCAGACACCGGCACCCAGGCCTTACGGCTGCTCGGTGAGCACGGCGCGGAGCTGGTGATCCTGGACGTGATGCTGCCCGACATCGACGGCTTCGACGTGGCCCGGCGGCTACGGCGGGACGGCCACCGCTGCCCCGTCCTGTTCCTCACCGCCCGGGACGCGACGAACGACAAGGTCACCGGTCTGGTGCTCGGCGGCGACGACTACGTCACGAAGCCGTTCAGCGTCGCCGAGGTCATCGCTAGGGCACACGCGCTGCTCCGCCGGGTGCGGGGCGACGCGCCCCCGGCGCTGGCCTACGCCGACCTGCGGATGGACGACGACACGCACGAGGTCCGCCGCGGCGACCGGCTGATCGAGCTGTCACCGACCGAGTACCGCCTGCTGCGCTACCTGCTGCAGAACGCCGGACGGGTGGTCTCGAAGGCCCAGATCCTCGAGCGGGTCTGGCAGTACGACTTCGGCGGCGACGCGGGCGTCGTCGAGAAGTTCATGTCGCACCTGCGGAAGCGGGTCGACGTGGTGGATCCACCGCTGCTGCACACCGTGCGCGGCTTCGGTTACGTGCTGCGGACGCCGGCCCGATGAAGCCCATCACGCTCCGCGCCCGCCTGCTCGCCGGCATCGTGCTCCTGGTGACGCTCGGCCTCGTCGGCACCGACGTCGCGCTCTACGTCACGCTCGACTCCTACCTCAAGGCCCGCCTCGACGACGACCTCGCCGCGACCGCCGAGGAGCTCCGCCAGAACATCGACCCCACCTTCCAGGGCGACAACGGGTTCGAGATCGCGTTCACGTTCCCCGCCCGGCTGGCGCGCCCCGCGTCGGGAGCACTCATGGTCACCCCGGGCCGCGGGGACGACATCGCGCTCGCGACCGGCGGAGGGATCCGGACGTACGAGGAGTCCGGCGACGGCGGTCTCGGTGCCCGCTTCACCCGCGGCGAGGTGCCGGTCGGCTACTCGTACCTCGACATCGAGGGGGTGCCGAGCCGCGTGCTGTACCGGCAGTTCGACGACCCCGACGACGCGACCATCAACCGGGCGTTCAGCGGCGTCGTGGTCGTCGCCCCGCGCGACACCAACCAGGGCACGTTGAACCAGCTGCTCGTCACCGAGGTGATCGCGAGCGGGGTGGCGCTGGTAGCGGTCGCCGCGCTCTCGCTCGCGGTGATCCGGATCGGTCTGCGGCCGGTCGGCGCGATCGCCACGGCCGCCGCCGCTGTCGCCGCGGGCGACCGCGACCAGCGCATTCCGGCGCCCCGGCGCCAGGACGAGATCGGTCGCCTCGCGGGAGTCCTGAACCAGGCGTTCGACCAGCGGCGCACCGCCGAGGACCAGCTACGTCGGTTCGTCGCGGACGCCTCGCACGAGCTGCGCACCCCGATGACGACGATCCAGGGCTGGGCGGACCTCTACTTCCAGGGCGCGCTGCCGCAGCCGGACGGCGTCGAGGTCGCGATGACCCGGATCGCCGAGAAGTCGGCCGAGGTCGGCGTGCTGGTGGAGGACCTGCTGCTGCTCGCCCGGCTCGACGAGCGGCGTCCGCTGGAGCAGGAGACGGTCGACGTCGCCGCGCTGGCCGCCGAGGTCTGCGCGGATGCCCGGGTCCTCGACGCCGACCGCCCGCTGACGCTGGACGACCCGGGTCCGGCCACCATCCTCGGCGACCCCGAGCGGATCCGGCAGGTCGTCCGCAACCTGGTCGGCAATGCGTTCCGGCACACCCCGGAGGGCACCGCGGTGCGGGTGGCCGTCACCACGGTGTCCGACCGGGTCGTGCTGACCGTCTCCGACGACGGCCCCGGGATCCCGGACGCCGACCGCGAGCACCTGTTCGACCGGTTCTACCGGGGCAGCACGACCACGCCGTCCCGGGCAGGCGCCGGGCTGGGCCTCGCGATCGTCAAGGCGATCGTGCAGGCCCACGACGGCACGGTGCTGCTCGAACCGGGCCGGGGCACGACGTTCACGGTGTCGCTGCCGGGAGCGTGATCGTGAAGACCGTGCCGGTCGGCGTCCCCGGCCGCGCGGTGATCGTGCCGCCGTGCCGCTCGACGATGGCCCTGGTGATCGCCAGCCCGAGCCCGGTGCCCTTGATCCCCTGCTGCACCGCGTTGCTCGTCCGGAAGAACCGTTCGAACAACCGCGCGTACTGGTCGGCCGGGATACCGATGCCGGTGTCAGCGACGCTGACCGTCACGATGTCGTCCGCGCGCACCGCCCGGACCGTGACCCGGCCGCCCTCCGGCGTGTACTTGACCGCGTTCGAGAGCACGTTCGTGAGCACCTGCCGGAACCGGGTCGGGTCGACCGGGACCACGACCGGGCCGTCGGTCGCGACGTCGACGGTCAGGTGTTTCGCCTCCGCGGCGGGCCGGTGGTCGGTGGCGACCTCGTTGAGCAACCGCGTCAGCGAGACCGGGCGCGGGTCCACCGAGATCTCGCCGGCGTCCAGGCGCGCGAGGTCCAGCAGGTCGTCGGTGAGCTGCTGGAGGTCGGCGGCCTTGCGCTCGATGATGCGGAGGAAGTCGCCCGCCTGCGGTGTGCACGCTTCGGCCTCGTCCAGGACCAGCTCCAGGTAGCCGCGGATCGAGGTGATCGGCGAGCGGAGTTCGTGGGTCACCAGCGCCACCAACTCGTCCTTCATCCGGTCGAGTTCCCGCAGCTCACGGACCTGTTGCTGCTCGCGTTCCAGCAGCGCTTCGCGTTCCGCGGAGATCCGGTGGCGCTCGGTGACGTCGGTGCAGATCCCGTCGATGAACAGCCGCCCGTCCTCCTGGCGGGGCACCGACCGAGTCCAGATCCACCGCACCACACCGTCCGCGCCGACAAAACGCGCCTCCAACTCGCTCGCGCGGCCCTCCCGCACCCCCGCCTGGAACGCCTCCAGCGCGGCGGCGTCCTCCCGGTGGACGAGATCGGTCAGCTGGACGGTCTCGCCGTCCGGCGTCCGCAGGTCGGCACCGAAGACCGCGGCGCCGTTCGGGCTGGCGTAGATCAGCCGGGCACCCCCGTCCCGGGTGACCTCGACGGTCCAGACGTAGTCGTCGATGGCGGAGACCACCCGCTCGAACGCCTGCCGCGCCGCCTCGGCACGGCGGCGTTCGACGAACCGGCCGACGTGCGCGCTGATCCCGTCCAACCGGCTGAGCAGGTCGGCGTCGACGTCCATCGGACCGTCGTGCAGGAACACCAGCACGCCGAGGACCCGGTCCCCGCTGCGGACCGGGAGCCCGAGCGTCGGGACCGGATCCGCCGCCTGGAGTGGCTTGGCCGTGGCCCGAACCTGATCCGCGAAGCCGCAGGTTTCCGGTTCTGCCAACTTTTTGCCCTGCGCCGTCCAGGAGCCGATGCGGGTGAGCGTCTGCTCGTCGTCGCTGAGTTGCCAGTACTCGCCACGCACCCAGCCCAGGCCACCCGCCACCGCGCCCACGGTCCGGGTGGCCGCGTCCGCGATCGTCCGGGCATCCACGAGGCTGGTCGCCACCGCGTGCTGGACGTCGCGCAGCAACCCGGTGCGCACGGCAGCCGTGACGTCGTGCAGGGCCACCACCGCACCCAGCCGGCGGCCGTCGGCGGCGCGGATCGGCTGGGCGTTGGCCCGGTACTGCCGGGGCGGCCTCCCCGGGCGGCGGACGACGAGGTCGGCCCGGTGCACGGTCTCGCCGTGAAACGCGCGGGCGAGCGGGACGTCGCTCGCGGCCAGCGGCGTCACGCCGTCCGCCCCGTAGAGGCCGTACTGCTCGGCCCAGGTGTCGCTGCGCAGACCGTCCGCCAGCACGTCCTGTTCCCGGAGGGCCCGGTTGACCAGCACCAGCCGTCCCTCGGCGTCGCAGGCCGCCACGCCGCTCTCCAGGCTGTCGAGCAGTGACGCGAGGAACGTCCGTTCGCGGTCCAGCTCCGCCCGGACGCGATGCCGCTCGCTGATGTCGTGCAGGAACGCGTGGAAGGCCATCCCGTCGTCGATCGTCTGGGCCTGCAGCACCATCTCGACCGGGAACTCCCTGCCCTCCCGGTCCAGCGCCGCCAGTTCGAGTCGCTGCCCGGCCAGCGTCGACCGGCCGCTCTCCCGGACCCGCTGCATCCCGGCGTCGTGCGCGGCGCGGAACCGCTCCGGGATGATCAGGTCGGTCAGCGGCCTGCCCATCGCCTCGGACGCCGTCCAGCCGAACAGCCGCTCGGCGGCCGCGTTCCAGATCCGTACCGTGCCGTCGACGTTCGCCGAGACGAACGCGTCGGTTGCCGCCGCCAGGATCGCCGCGGTCTGCTGGGTCTCCCGCACCACCCGGGCGTGGCTGAGCCGCACGGCCAGCTCGGACTCGGCCGCCGCCGCCAGGTCCTCGACGATCGCCAGCTCGGCAGGCGTCCACACGCGGGGCCGGGTGTCGATGACGCAGAACGAGCCGAGCGCGTATCCGTCCGGCGAGTGCAGCGGGAACCCGGCGTACGCGATCACGCCGATGTCGGGGATGGCCAGGTTCGTACAGAGCAACTCGTCGGCGCGGGCGTCGCTGACCACCAGCGGGGCGCCGGTTCGCACCACGTGCTGGCAGAACGAGTGGCTCAGCGGCGTCTGCCTGCGCCCGGCCCAGGGCTCGGGCAGGCCCACCGCGCTGACGAAGAACTGCCGACCGGCGTCCACCAGCGAGACGAGCGCCACCGGCGCGCCGATCACCCGGGTCGCGAGGCCGGTCAGCCGGTCCAACACTTCGACCGACGGCCCGTCCAGCAGACCGGTCGCGGCGAGGACACGCAGCCGCTCCGGATCGGTTACCCGTGACTCGCTGACGGTCATACCAGCACTTCGGCCGAGGGCGGGAACTGCAGAACGACCGTGGTGCCCGCGCCGAGCCTGCTCCGCAGGTCGACCTGGCCGCCGTGCGCGTTGACGATCGCCCGCACCAGCGTGAGCCCGAGGCCCGGGCCCTGGATCGCCGCCGCCTCAGCGGTCTCGGACCGGTAGAACGGGTCGAACAGCCGCGGGATCTCCCCCTCGTCGATGCCGGTACCGGTGTCGGTGACGATGACCGTGGGCCTCGGCTCGCCGGTGACCTGCACGGTGATCGCGCCGTCGGTCGTGAACTTGATCGCGTTGAGCACGACGTGCTGCAGCGCCTGGGTCAGCTCGCGGTGCGACCCGGCGACGATGACCGGCCCGGGTTTCTCGAACGACACCTCCAGGCCCTTGTGCTCGGCCAGCGGACGGCTCCCCGCGACCACCGCGGCTACCAGGTCGGCCAGGTCGATCGGCACCCGGACCACTTCGATGCCCTCGGAGCCGACCTTGGTCGCCAACAGCATGTCGTCGACCAGGCTGGTCAGGCGGTGGGCGTTGCGCTGGATCACCGCGAGGAAGTCCCGGCCGGTCTCCTGGTCGAGCGGGTCGGCGTCGTCGAGCAGCAGTTCGAGGTAACCGCGGATCGACGACAGCGGCGTCCGCAGCTCGTGGCTGACCGTGGTGAGGATCCGATTCTTGAGGTCTTCCAGTTCGACGACGCGCCGGTTGACGTCCGCGGTCCGGCGCGCGTACGAGCGCAGCTCGATCTCGGCGGCCGCGTGCCTGGCCAGCGCCCGTAGCGCGCGACGCTGGGACGGGGTGAGCGTGCGCGGCTGATGGTCGACCACGCACACCGTGCCCAGGCTGACGCCGCCCTCCACCCGCAGCGGCGCACCGGCGTAGAACCGGATGAACGGCTCGCCCAGCACCAGCGGATTCGTCGCGAACCGCGGATCGCTCACGGCGTCCGGCACCTCGAGCACGTCCTGCTGCTCCAGCGCGTGCGCGCAGAACGCGGAGTCCCGGCACCCCTCGTCGTACGGCACACCGACCCGCGCCTTGAACCACTGACGCTCGTCGTCGACCAGGCTGACCATCGCGATCGGGGTGCCGCAGATCTCGGCGGCGAGCAGGGCGATGTCGTCGAACTCCGGCTCGGCCTCGGTATCCATGATCCGATGGCCGCGCAGGACCGCCAGCCGGGCCTCCTCCGCCTGCACCCCGTTGGTTACGGTCACCGCTCGACCCCCCGACGTCGGATGTCTCACCGACCGATACGGCAGATCGACGGGGTTCCTGAGCAGGCCGTAGCCACCAATCAGGGGGTCAGGCGAGTTCGTCCTTGGTCGGTAGCGACGCCATCGCGCCCTGGCGGGTGACGGTGACCGCGGCGACCCTGGTCGCCCAGCGCGCGGCCTCGACGATGTCCGCGCCGTCGAGCAGCGCGTCGGCGATCGCGGCGCAGAAGCTGTCGCCCGCCGCGGTCGCGTCCACGGCCTTGACCTGCTCGGCGGGCACCCGCGTCGACCGCTCTGCCTCGACGACCAGGCACCCCTGGGCGCCGAGCGTGACGACGACCGGGCCACGGGTGCCCAGGTTCTGGGCGAGCTGCACCAGGTCACCCCGGTCGACGCCGCCGGCCAGGCCCAGCAGCTCACCGCGGTTGGGCACCAGCACGTCGACGTTGGCCAGCAGCGACGGGGCGACCGGCCGAGCGGGCGCCGGGTTCAGCACGACGATCCCGTTGGCCACCGACGCGGCTTCCTCGACCACCGCCGCGGGCACCTCCTGCTGGAGCAGGACGCAGCGGGCGGCGGCCACCAGCTCGCGGTCGACCTCCACGTGGTCGTTCGCGCCGGGGCTCACCACGATCGTGCTGTCGCCCTCGGTGTCGACGAAGACGAACGCCTGCCCGGTCGGGGCTTCGACCTGCCGGACGCCGCTGATGTCGATGTTCTCGCCGCGCAGGAGGCTCAGCAGGAACTCGCCGTCGGAGGCGCCGACCGCACCGACCATCGCGGTGCTGCGTCCCAGCCGCGCCGCGGCCACGGCCTGGTTACCGCCCTTGCCACCGCCGCTACGGCGGGCGTCGCCACCCAGCAGGGTCTGACCAGCTTCGGGCGCCTGCGGGACGTCGACCGTGACGTCAACGTTGAGGCTGCCCACCACGACGATTTCGAACGAGCTCATGGACCCACATTCAACACAGCAGGGAGTTTGCCCGCGATGGCGGCGTAGTCCTCACGCGGCGGCGCGAACACGTCGAGGTTGATGCAGGGCTCGGTGAGCGGCTGGATGTAGTGCTCGGCACCGGCCGGAACCAGCAGCATCGACCCCGCGGTCATCCGGTGCGGGGTGCCCTCGATGTAGTAGTCGGCCTCGCCCGCCAGGATCATCGCGAGCTGGTCGAAGTCGGCGTGTGAGTGCGGCCGCAGGTCCATGCCGACCGAGAGCGAGTGCCAGCAGAGCATGACCTCGTCGGTGCTGTAGACCCGGCGCCGCACGCCGGGCCGAATCACGTCCTCGGGGACGTCGTCCCAGTTCACGACCGTCCGGTAGAGCGCTTCGCTGAGCTTCATCGGGTTTCTCCCAGGGTCTTCCGCAGCGCGGCGGCCAGGAACTGCAGGTCGGAGCCGATGACCACGTACCGGTCGCCGGCGGCCTCAGCGGTCGTGGCCGCCTCGGGGGTGGCACACCAGGAGCCGGTGAGCGGGCCCGCCGCCCGGACCTCGCGGACGCGTTCTTCGAACGCTGCCGTGTCGCCGAGGCCGATGCTCACGGCGAGGTCGGTCACGCCCAGAAAAACCACGTCCAGGCCGCGGACGACGTCCGGCAGCGGGTCGTCGGTGGTCGCCGTCTCGATCTGGCCGACGAGCAGCGGCGGTTCTTCGCGCTCGGTGGCCAGATAGTCGGCGAGCGGGACGCCGCTGTAGCCGGCCCCCGGGTGGGCGAGGGAGATGCTGCGGGTGCCGTCCGGGGCGTAGCGGGTGGCGGTTGTCAGGGCTCGCGTTTGTGCGGCGGAGCGGAGCGTCGAGAGCTGGATGCCCGCCGCCCCCGCTTCCAGGAGCCGGTTGATCAGCCCGGAATCCACGGTGGGTATCCGCACCAGCGCGGGCAGGCCGATCGCGGTCGCCCGGCTCACCGCACGGCGGGCCTGCTCCTCGGAGAGCTGCGAGTGCTCCAGGTCGACCACCACGAAGTCGGCGCCCGCCGCCTTCGCGAGGTCGATCGGCTCGTCGCCCGCGAGCTTCACGAACGTCCCCCGGACGCCCGTGGCCAGCGCGGCCCGCAGCTCCGCTCGGGTCACAGCGCGTCCGAGCTGTGGCCGGGGGTGGTCTTCCAGCGTGAGTTGACCAGCGGCGCGATGTGGTTGATCGCGGTCGCGGCCTCGCCGAAGCCCACCGAGATCAGCGCGACCTTGCCCTCGTACATCGCGATGTCACCGGCCGCGAACACCCGCGGCAGGTTCGTCCGCTGCGTGCGGTCGACCAGGATCCGGCGGCGCTTGAGGTCCATGCCCCAGTCTGCCATCGGCCCCAGGTCGGTGAGGAAGCCGATCGCGGCGACGATTGTCTTCACGTCCCGGGAGATGGTCTCCTTGGACTCCACGTGCTCCAGCGTGACGGTTTCCACCGCGTCCGCGCCGTCCACCGCCACCACCTCGTACGGGGTGATCAGCTCGACCGAGGACTCCTGGAGCTTCGAGACGCTCTTCTCGTGCGCCCGGAACGCGTCCCGGCGGTGCACCAGCGCGACGCTGTTCGCCACCGGTTCCAGTGCCAGCGCCCAGTCGACCGCCGAGTCACCACCGCCCACCACGATCACGTCGTGTCCGGCCAGGTCCGCCAGCCGCGGCACGAAGTACCGCAGGCCACGACCCGCGAAGTCACCACCAGCGGGCAACTCCTTGGGCTCGAACGTGCCCATGCCACCGGCGATCAGGATCGCTCTCGCGTGCACGGTGACGCCCGGGTCGCCGGGTGTACTCGCCACGGCGGTCACCGTGACCCCGTCGTCGTGCACCTCGATCGTCGTCGCCCGCTGCTCCATCAGGAACGTCGGCTTCGACTGCTGGGCCTGCTCGAACAGCGCGTCGACGAGGTCCTGGCCGCGCACGGCCGGGAACCCGGCGACGTCGTAGATGTTCTTCTCCGGGTACAGCGCCGCGAGCTGGCCGCCGACCTCGGGCAGCGAGTCCAGCACCGCGACCGACATCCCGCGGAACCCGGCGTAGTACGCGCCGTAGAGCCCGACCGGACCGGCGCCGATGATCAGGACGTCGACGTCTACTTGGTCCACGACGCCACCTCTTCGTGGTCGGCCGGGAGTGGCGGCACCTTGCGGGCGCCCCCCGGCGAACCGACCCCGAGCGTGAGGAACACGGTCTCGTTGATCGAGGCGAACTGCTCCTTGTCCCCGGGCAGGTCCTCTTCGTGGTAGATCGAGACGACCGGGCACGCGGGCTCGCAGCGTCCGCAGTCGACGCACTCCTCCGGGTTGATGTACATCATCCGCGGACCGGGGTAGATGCAGTCGACCGGGCACTCCTCGATGCAGGAGCGGTCCTGGACGTCGATGCAGGCATCGGTGACGACGTAGGCCATGGTGGTGCCTTACTGACTCAGGCCGAAGGGGCGTTGCCGCGCCACTCGGTCAGTTCCTGGGAGACGCCGTTCACGAACACCGCGGTGGGCTCGAGCCGGGGGGCCTCGATCGTGTTGCCTGCGGCGTCCGGGAGAACCGCGGAGCCGACCTCCTTCAGCACGGTGACGTGCGCCGGTCCGCCGACCGTCAGCGAGCCGTAACCCTCGGCGTCCAGTCCGAGCAGCTGAGCCGGCGCGGTCGTGACGCGCGGCAGGATCTCCGACATCGGGACGCCCAGCGCGAGGAACTTCGACATCGACGTCACCAGGTCGAACACCGGGCCGCGCCAGTTGCGGCCGGACGTGTCGGAGCTGAGCACGTCCGGCAGGAAGCCCTCGGCGATCGCGGGCTTCGCGACCTTGAACGAGAGGTTCGACTTGCCGTGCGCCGAGTCGTAGAGCACACCCCGCTCGCGCGCCTTGTAGACCTCGCGCAGCACGGCCCCGTTCTCGTCGAGGATGCCGTTCTCCTTGCCGGTGTAGCAGTGGGCGATGATGTCGCCCGGACGCATCCGGTCGAGGATCTCCGGCAGCGTCAGCGCGGTCTCACCGATGTGGACCATCACCGGGAGACCGGCCTGCTCGCCGAGGCCGATCGCTTTTTCGAGGAGGGGCACAATTTTGTCGCCCAGCACGTCCTCGGACAGCCGGATCTTGAACCCGCGGACGACGTCCGGGTTCTGCGCGGCGGTCTCCAGCGCGTCCTCGACGTTGAACGTGTCGGGGTTGAGCAGCTCGCCGTAGCGGAAGTCGATCAGGCCGAGCACCGACACGTTGAGGAAGTTGACGATCCGCATCACGGTCGGCTCGACGACGAGCGTCCGGAACGCGGGGAACGTGCTCGCACCAGCGGTACCGGCGTCGGCGGCGGCCACGACGCCCCGGCGGAGGTGGGCCTCGTCCTGGGGCGCGCCGACCTTGGAGACCTTGTGGAAGATGTGTGTGTGGCCCTCGACCAGGCCGGGGAGCACGGACGCGCCGCGCACGTCGACGATCTCCGCGGTCGCGGCGGCCGCGCTGTCGGCCAGGCCGGCGCCGATCGCGGCGACCTTGCCGTCGGCGATCGCGAGGTCGGCGACCTCGTTCCGCCCGGACGCCGAGTCGAGCACCGTGCCACCGCGCAAGACGGTGTCGTAACGAGCTTCGGACATGGAGACCTCCACGAGAGCGGGTCCCGTGGTGGGACTCCGATGGGTGACTTTCAGGCGACGGTGTTCACGAGCGGCACGAGCGGGCCGACCGCGATCCGGATTTCCTGGCCGGGGCGCAGGTAGTCGTTCCGGTCCTGCCCGGTGCCGGGTGGCGTACCGGTGAGGACGACG includes:
- a CDS encoding bile acid:sodium symporter family protein; translated protein: MLRRFRPDPYIVALLTMVALASALPARGVVEDVLDQLIVVAIGFLFFLYGARLSTETVIAGIKHWRLHLLVLAFTFVLFPVLGLVIRLLPDAVLSSELAAGVVFLCLLPSTVQSSIAFVSIAKGNVAAAICTASLSNVLGVVLTPVLVAVLLSDTGMSFSGGTVLKIVVQLLVPFALGQALRPWIGGFVGRHKKVLGLLDRGSILLVVYTAFSGAVVAGVWSSLSGWDLVALVAVCVVLLAAVLLITGFVSRKLGFNREDRITIVFAGSKKSLATGVPMATVLFAGTGAGLVILPLMLFHQLQLIVCAVLARRWGAAPASSDADSPATAPTPATA
- a CDS encoding LysR family transcriptional regulator, producing MFDPVQLRSFLAVARVRSFTRAAAELGVQQSTVSQHVRKLEQATGRPLFLRDTHTVLLTADGEAMLGFARALAEIHEQAAGYFAGSELRGRLRFGVSQDLALTQLPRILRDFRRTHPLVDLELTVELSGVLHDRLRAGELDLVFAKRLDGQSDGQLVYREKLAWLGVPDLRLDPAGPVPLIIYPPPSLTRERALAVLAEQRRPWRTVCTSASLNGLAAAALGGLGVVPFVQRLGPAGLSEVPPQYRLPPLGDVEFVLLRTDRSVPESAETLAAAIRTAGAHPDNL
- a CDS encoding response regulator transcription factor, with translation MTDLADLDAGAARVLVVDDDPRIAELLVTTLRFAGFTPTAADTGTQALRLLGEHGAELVILDVMLPDIDGFDVARRLRRDGHRCPVLFLTARDATNDKVTGLVLGGDDYVTKPFSVAEVIARAHALLRRVRGDAPPALAYADLRMDDDTHEVRRGDRLIELSPTEYRLLRYLLQNAGRVVSKAQILERVWQYDFGGDAGVVEKFMSHLRKRVDVVDPPLLHTVRGFGYVLRTPAR
- a CDS encoding sensor histidine kinase, with amino-acid sequence MKPITLRARLLAGIVLLVTLGLVGTDVALYVTLDSYLKARLDDDLAATAEELRQNIDPTFQGDNGFEIAFTFPARLARPASGALMVTPGRGDDIALATGGGIRTYEESGDGGLGARFTRGEVPVGYSYLDIEGVPSRVLYRQFDDPDDATINRAFSGVVVVAPRDTNQGTLNQLLVTEVIASGVALVAVAALSLAVIRIGLRPVGAIATAAAAVAAGDRDQRIPAPRRQDEIGRLAGVLNQAFDQRRTAEDQLRRFVADASHELRTPMTTIQGWADLYFQGALPQPDGVEVAMTRIAEKSAEVGVLVEDLLLLARLDERRPLEQETVDVAALAAEVCADARVLDADRPLTLDDPGPATILGDPERIRQVVRNLVGNAFRHTPEGTAVRVAVTTVSDRVVLTVSDDGPGIPDADREHLFDRFYRGSTTTPSRAGAGLGLAIVKAIVQAHDGTVLLEPGRGTTFTVSLPGA
- a CDS encoding ATP-binding protein yields the protein MTVSESRVTDPERLRVLAATGLLDGPSVEVLDRLTGLATRVIGAPVALVSLVDAGRQFFVSAVGLPEPWAGRRQTPLSHSFCQHVVRTGAPLVVSDARADELLCTNLAIPDIGVIAYAGFPLHSPDGYALGSFCVIDTRPRVWTPAELAIVEDLAAAAESELAVRLSHARVVRETQQTAAILAAATDAFVSANVDGTVRIWNAAAERLFGWTASEAMGRPLTDLIIPERFRAAHDAGMQRVRESGRSTLAGQRLELAALDREGREFPVEMVLQAQTIDDGMAFHAFLHDISERHRVRAELDRERTFLASLLDSLESGVAACDAEGRLVLVNRALREQDVLADGLRSDTWAEQYGLYGADGVTPLAASDVPLARAFHGETVHRADLVVRRPGRPPRQYRANAQPIRAADGRRLGAVVALHDVTAAVRTGLLRDVQHAVATSLVDARTIADAATRTVGAVAGGLGWVRGEYWQLSDDEQTLTRIGSWTAQGKKLAEPETCGFADQVRATAKPLQAADPVPTLGLPVRSGDRVLGVLVFLHDGPMDVDADLLSRLDGISAHVGRFVERRRAEAARQAFERVVSAIDDYVWTVEVTRDGGARLIYASPNGAAVFGADLRTPDGETVQLTDLVHREDAAALEAFQAGVREGRASELEARFVGADGVVRWIWTRSVPRQEDGRLFIDGICTDVTERHRISAEREALLEREQQQVRELRELDRMKDELVALVTHELRSPITSIRGYLELVLDEAEACTPQAGDFLRIIERKAADLQQLTDDLLDLARLDAGEISVDPRPVSLTRLLNEVATDHRPAAEAKHLTVDVATDGPVVVPVDPTRFRQVLTNVLSNAVKYTPEGGRVTVRAVRADDIVTVSVADTGIGIPADQYARLFERFFRTSNAVQQGIKGTGLGLAITRAIVERHGGTITARPGTPTGTVFTITLPAATP
- a CDS encoding GAF domain-containing sensor histidine kinase; this encodes MTVTNGVQAEEARLAVLRGHRIMDTEAEPEFDDIALLAAEICGTPIAMVSLVDDERQWFKARVGVPYDEGCRDSAFCAHALEQQDVLEVPDAVSDPRFATNPLVLGEPFIRFYAGAPLRVEGGVSLGTVCVVDHQPRTLTPSQRRALRALARHAAAEIELRSYARRTADVNRRVVELEDLKNRILTTVSHELRTPLSSIRGYLELLLDDADPLDQETGRDFLAVIQRNAHRLTSLVDDMLLATKVGSEGIEVVRVPIDLADLVAAVVAGSRPLAEHKGLEVSFEKPGPVIVAGSHRELTQALQHVVLNAIKFTTDGAITVQVTGEPRPTVIVTDTGTGIDEGEIPRLFDPFYRSETAEAAAIQGPGLGLTLVRAIVNAHGGQVDLRSRLGAGTTVVLQFPPSAEVLV